A part of Variovorax sp. HW608 genomic DNA contains:
- a CDS encoding putative glycolipid-binding domain-containing protein translates to MQPVAFMLWRRLDAPGHDVCRLDRNGENWQIDGAAAFRHEDGRLAQLHYRVRCDRAWHTQWSTVRGWLGNEQIDFSIVHDAHGAWKFNDAPVPELGHCVDLDLGFTPATNLLPLRRLHLAQGEAADAPAAWLDLDSGSLIELKQRYERRGESGYWYTSPRFDYAEMLEVTRDGFVSRYPKLWEAES, encoded by the coding sequence ATGCAGCCCGTTGCCTTCATGCTCTGGCGCCGCCTCGATGCTCCGGGGCATGACGTCTGTCGCCTGGACCGCAACGGCGAGAACTGGCAGATCGACGGCGCGGCGGCCTTTCGCCATGAGGACGGCCGCCTCGCGCAGCTGCACTACCGCGTGCGCTGCGACCGCGCATGGCACACGCAGTGGAGCACGGTGCGCGGCTGGCTCGGCAACGAGCAGATCGATTTTTCGATCGTGCACGACGCGCATGGTGCATGGAAGTTCAACGATGCACCGGTGCCCGAGCTGGGGCACTGCGTCGATCTCGACCTCGGCTTCACGCCGGCGACCAATCTGCTGCCTTTGCGTCGCCTGCATCTTGCGCAAGGCGAGGCGGCCGATGCGCCCGCCGCGTGGCTCGATCTGGACAGTGGAAGCCTGATCGAGCTCAAGCAGCGCTACGAGCGGCGCGGCGAATCAGGCTACTGGTACACCTCGCCGCGCTTCGACTATGCCGAGATGCTCGAGGTGACCCGCGACGGCTTCGTGAGCCGCTATCCGAAGCTCTGGGAAGCCGAGTCCTGA
- a CDS encoding alpha-hydroxy acid oxidase, with amino-acid sequence MPDLSKITNIEDLRAIAKRRVPRMFYDYADSGAWTEGTYRANEEDFQKIKLRQRVAVNMDGRSTRTTMIGEEVAMPVAIAPTGMTGMQHADGEILGARAAKAFGIPFTLSTMSICSLEDIAEATDRHPFWFQLYVMRDREFIEQLIERARAANVSALQLTLDLQILGQRHKDIKNGLTAPPKPTLKNLMNLATKPRWCMGMLGTKRRTFGNIAGHAKGVKDLSSLSSWTAEQFDPTLSWADVEWIKKIWGGKLILKGIMDVEDARLAASSGADALIVSNHGGRQLDGAPSSIAALPRIAEAVGTEIEVWMDGGVRSGQDVLKARALGARGTLIGRSFLYGLGAFGEAGVTRALQIIHKELDITMAFCGRTHIDEVDSSILLPGTF; translated from the coding sequence GTGCCAGACCTCTCCAAGATCACGAACATCGAAGACCTGCGAGCCATCGCGAAGCGTCGCGTGCCGCGCATGTTCTACGACTACGCCGACTCGGGGGCCTGGACCGAGGGCACCTACCGGGCCAACGAGGAAGACTTCCAGAAGATCAAGCTGCGCCAGCGCGTGGCAGTCAACATGGATGGCCGCTCGACCCGCACGACGATGATCGGCGAGGAAGTCGCGATGCCCGTGGCCATCGCGCCGACGGGCATGACCGGCATGCAGCACGCGGACGGCGAGATCCTCGGCGCGCGCGCCGCGAAGGCCTTCGGCATTCCGTTCACGCTCTCGACGATGAGCATCTGCTCGCTCGAGGACATCGCCGAGGCCACGGACCGCCATCCCTTCTGGTTCCAGCTCTACGTGATGCGCGATCGCGAGTTCATCGAACAACTGATCGAGCGTGCCAGGGCCGCGAACGTCTCGGCGCTGCAGCTCACGCTCGACCTGCAGATCCTCGGCCAGCGGCACAAGGACATCAAGAACGGCCTGACCGCGCCGCCCAAGCCCACGCTGAAGAACCTCATGAACCTCGCGACCAAGCCGCGCTGGTGCATGGGCATGCTGGGCACCAAGCGCCGCACCTTCGGCAACATCGCGGGCCACGCGAAGGGCGTGAAGGACCTGTCGTCGCTGTCGTCATGGACGGCCGAGCAGTTCGACCCGACCCTCAGCTGGGCCGACGTCGAGTGGATCAAGAAGATCTGGGGCGGCAAACTGATCCTCAAGGGCATCATGGACGTCGAGGACGCGCGGCTTGCGGCTTCGAGCGGCGCGGACGCGCTGATCGTCTCCAACCACGGCGGCCGCCAGCTCGATGGCGCGCCCTCCTCGATCGCGGCGTTGCCGCGCATCGCCGAGGCCGTGGGCACCGAGATCGAGGTGTGGATGGATGGGGGCGTGCGCAGCGGGCAGGACGTGCTCAAGGCGCGAGCACTCGGCGCGCGCGGCACGCTGATCGGCCGCAGCTTCCTCTACGGGCTCGGCGCTTTCGGCGAAGCGGGCGTGACCCGCGCGCTGCAGATCATCCACAAGGAGCTCGACATCACCATGGCCTTCTGCGGGCGCACCCACATCGACGAGGTCGACTCGAGCATCCTGCTGCCCGGCACTTTCTGA
- a CDS encoding L-lactate permease, whose protein sequence is MTWQQVYNPFGNMVVSTALAAIPVVVMLVCLGFLHMKAHIAAGLGLFSALVIAIFAFGMPAGLAGRAAFLGGLTGLLPIGWIVLNIIFLQQLAEQNGSFKVLQDSLSDITEDRRLQLLLIAFAFGAFFEGAAGFGTPVAVTAAILIGLGFSPLAASGLSLIANTAPVAFGALGTPVITLAKVHGYDLMQVTAMIGRQLPFFSLLVPFWLIWAFAGRKGMLEIWPAILVTGASFAIPQFLVSNFIGPELVDIIAAIVSMVSLILFLRLWQPRTIWRSVSLKGHEEDSGTPATAATATAKRSPHSTAELVRAWTPWAIMTVFVFLWGLPAVKNWLNGLFAPNFPIGGLHNMVEKMPPVAPGPTKEGAVYAFTLLSATGTGILLSAIVGGLVARYSVGQLIASYGRTLNLVKYSLLTIALMLALGTLTRYSGLDSTLGLAFANTGVLYPFFGTLMGWLGVALTGSDTASNVLFGGMQKVAADQLGLSPNLMGAANSSGGVMGKMIDAQSIVVASTATRWFNHEGDILRYVFFHSIALASLVGVFVTLQAYVWPFTMMVVK, encoded by the coding sequence ATGACGTGGCAACAGGTCTACAACCCGTTCGGAAACATGGTGGTCTCCACGGCACTGGCCGCCATACCGGTCGTGGTCATGCTGGTGTGCCTCGGCTTCCTCCACATGAAGGCGCACATCGCCGCCGGACTCGGTCTCTTCAGCGCGCTGGTGATCGCCATCTTCGCCTTCGGCATGCCCGCCGGCCTCGCGGGCCGCGCGGCCTTCCTCGGCGGCCTCACGGGCCTGCTGCCCATCGGCTGGATCGTGCTGAACATCATCTTCCTGCAACAGCTCGCCGAGCAGAACGGCAGCTTCAAGGTGCTGCAGGACTCGCTCTCCGACATCACAGAAGACCGCCGCCTGCAACTGCTGCTGATCGCGTTCGCCTTCGGCGCGTTCTTCGAGGGTGCGGCCGGCTTCGGCACGCCGGTGGCGGTGACGGCCGCGATCCTGATCGGCCTCGGCTTCTCGCCGCTCGCGGCCTCGGGCCTTTCGCTGATCGCCAACACCGCGCCCGTCGCCTTCGGCGCATTGGGCACACCGGTGATCACGCTCGCCAAGGTGCATGGCTACGACCTGATGCAGGTCACCGCGATGATCGGCCGCCAGCTGCCGTTCTTCTCGCTGCTGGTGCCCTTCTGGCTGATCTGGGCCTTCGCCGGCCGCAAGGGCATGCTGGAGATCTGGCCCGCGATCCTCGTGACCGGTGCCTCGTTCGCGATCCCGCAGTTCCTGGTCTCGAACTTCATCGGGCCGGAGCTCGTGGACATCATCGCGGCCATCGTCTCGATGGTGTCGCTGATCCTCTTCCTGCGCTTATGGCAACCGCGCACCATCTGGCGCTCGGTATCGCTCAAGGGCCATGAGGAAGACAGCGGCACGCCGGCCACAGCCGCCACCGCCACCGCGAAGCGCTCGCCCCATTCGACGGCCGAGCTCGTGCGCGCGTGGACGCCGTGGGCGATCATGACGGTGTTCGTGTTCCTCTGGGGCCTGCCGGCGGTCAAGAACTGGCTCAACGGCCTGTTCGCGCCGAACTTCCCGATCGGCGGGCTGCACAACATGGTCGAGAAGATGCCGCCGGTCGCCCCGGGGCCCACCAAGGAAGGCGCGGTCTATGCCTTCACGCTGCTTTCGGCCACGGGAACCGGCATCCTGCTGTCGGCCATCGTGGGCGGCCTGGTCGCCAGGTACAGCGTCGGGCAGCTCATCGCCTCCTACGGCCGCACGCTCAATCTGGTGAAGTACTCGCTGCTCACCATCGCGCTGATGCTCGCGCTCGGGACGCTCACGCGCTACTCCGGGCTCGACAGCACGCTGGGTCTCGCGTTTGCCAACACCGGCGTCCTCTATCCCTTCTTCGGCACGCTCATGGGCTGGCTCGGCGTGGCGCTGACGGGATCGGACACCGCATCCAACGTGCTCTTCGGCGGCATGCAGAAGGTCGCTGCCGACCAACTGGGCCTGTCACCGAACCTCATGGGCGCGGCCAACAGCTCGGGCGGCGTGATGGGCAAGATGATCGACGCGCAGTCCATCGTGGTCGCATCCACCGCCACGCGCTGGTTCAACCACGAGGGCGACATCCTGCGCTACGTGTTCTTCCACTCGATCGCGCTGGCATCCCTCGTCGGCGTCTTCGTGACACTGCAGGCCTATGTATGGCCGTTCACGATGATGGTGGTGAAATAG